In Budorcas taxicolor isolate Tak-1 chromosome 16, Takin1.1, whole genome shotgun sequence, the following are encoded in one genomic region:
- the LOC128061643 gene encoding 60S ribosomal protein L34-like yields the protein MVPRLTYRRRLSYNTAANKTRLSRTPGNRIVYLYTKKVGKAPKSACDVCPGRLRGVRAVRPKVLMRLSKTKKHVSRAYGGSMCAKCVLDRIKRAFLIEEQIVVKVLKAQAQSQKAK from the coding sequence ATGGTGCCGCGTCTGACCTACCGTCGTAGGCTGTCCTACAATACAGCCGCTAACAAAACCAGGCTGTCCCGAACCCCTGGTAATAGAATTGTTTACCTTTATACCAAGAAGGTTGGGAAAGCACCAAAATCTGCATGTGATGTGTGCCCAGGCCGACTTAGAGGGGTTCGTGCTGTGAGACCAAAAGTTCTCATGAGGTTgtctaaaacaaagaaacatgtCAGCCGAGCATATGGTGGTTCCATGTGTGCTAAATGTGTCCTCGACAGGATCAAGCGCGCTTTCCTTATTGAAGAGCAGATCGTTGTGAAAGTATTGAAAGCACAAGCACAGAGTCAGAAagctaaataa